GATACACTATTAGTCCTCGAGATGAAAAGGTTATCACGATGCTAAAAAGGTATTTAGAAGAAAATAAGAGTGATGTACCGGTACTACCAGAAGATAGAGTGTTCTATATAATAAGAAAACTTTTAAACACAAATGAATTCATTACTTTAGAAGAATTAGCTAGTGATTTATATGTGAGTAAATCAACTATTGATAAAGATATAGATAAAGTAGAGAAATGGCTAAATAAATATAATTTGAAGCTAGTCAAGAAACCTAATTATGGAATATGGGTAGAAGGAAATGAATTACAACTTAGGTTTTCAATATCAGATTATTTTATGGACATAAAAAACAGGGATTCAAATAGCACATGTGACACAGAGTATATAAAAAATATTTTGGCCATTGATATTGAAGAGATAAAAGACATAATATTAGAAGTATATAAAGATGCACCGATAAAATTGTCAGATATTGCCTTTGGGAATCTTGTAATACATATAGCAATAGCAATTAAAAGAATTAAAGAAAATAAAAAAATTAGTTTACCTTCTACAGAGATTAAAAATTTAAAAAGTAAAAATGAATATAAAATAGCAGAAAAAATTGTCGAGGGTTTAGAAAAAGTATTCGACATTAACATACCAGAAGCAGAAAAGGGATATATCACTATACATTTACTTGGAACAAAAGCCTTGAGGGATGAAGAGCTTGATAACCATGAATTAGAAGCTGCAATTGGAGAAGGATTACTTGGCCTTATACAAAGAATGATTCAGGAAGTAAATAAGGTATACAAAATAGACTTATCGAAAGATGAAAAATTAGTGTATGGACTAGCATTGCATTTAAAACCAGCACTTAATAGACTAAAATATAAAATGAATCTTAGAAATCCATTGTTGAAAGAGATAAAAGAGGAATATCCTCATGCATTTGAAATGGCAGTTATTGCTTGTAAAGTATTAGAACAAGATAGAAAAGTAAAAATTGATGAAAATGAGA
The DNA window shown above is from Caldisalinibacter kiritimatiensis and carries:
- a CDS encoding BglG family transcription antiterminator — its product is MSFDARKRKIILEFIKYDGPITGKYLSKVVGVSSRTIRNDIKLLNEELKMKGIKIKSKPRIGYTISPRDEKVITMLKRYLEENKSDVPVLPEDRVFYIIRKLLNTNEFITLEELASDLYVSKSTIDKDIDKVEKWLNKYNLKLVKKPNYGIWVEGNELQLRFSISDYFMDIKNRDSNSTCDTEYIKNILAIDIEEIKDIILEVYKDAPIKLSDIAFGNLVIHIAIAIKRIKENKKISLPSTEIKNLKSKNEYKIAEKIVEGLEKVFDINIPEAEKGYITIHLLGTKALRDEELDNHELEAAIGEGLLGLIQRMIQEVNKVYKIDLSKDEKLVYGLALHLKPALNRLKYKMNLRNPLLKEIKEEYPHAFEMAVIACKVLEQDRKVKIDENEIGYIAMHLGAALERKKYIEKKLIRKVSIICATGIGTAQLLASKIKKTFPDIEIAGIYPSYKIDEVLLKKPDLILTTVPVDIDEIPVIHVSSLLNKEDLERINNVIENSQVVNPKCKLYDLFDRDLYIKGIKTKDKYEVIEVLSEALYNKKCVKESFIESAIEREKISSTSIGNLVAIPHALLGNAINSRIAVGILDKPIQWGENMVQLVFLLALEEMTDKEFENIFDTFFTIVDDRRKILDLIKADCFEEFIRFLKTE